Proteins from a genomic interval of Centroberyx gerrardi isolate f3 chromosome 23, fCenGer3.hap1.cur.20231027, whole genome shotgun sequence:
- the LOC144543532 gene encoding uncharacterized protein LOC144543532 — MQPFLLLFLLSQVTVATSVAGCHSDRDKDHRPRKNCTAAGFSDVPAGLEPTTKVLLFPHNLFSSLSWSSYQIFTEIYEIDLTGNKVPELTPSGAPVLPSLGVLRLGSNRLTSLPDGSFSACPALTELHLSNNAIAALSDQTFSGLSKLEILDLSSNHIRVLPRLMLHPLPAIETLYIEHNKITVMPDDWFSQKEEVPYLLLSANPWACSCSLGYLHSYLDNYEYNIYIRDGPIYQVDAESVVCDSPGSLKGKPVVELKESDLCSSATEAGPAGDALMFTDAPPTKKSLKKSICAAFC, encoded by the exons ATGCagcccttcctcctcctcttcctcctgtctcagGTTACCGTGGCGACATCGGTGGCCGGTTGCCACAGCGACAGGGACAAGGACCACCGTCCTCGGAAGAACTGCACGGCGGCCGGGTTCAGTGACGTACCGGCGGGACTTGAACCCACGaccaag gtacTGCTGTTTCCCCACAACCTGTTCTCCAGTCTGTCCTGGTCATCCTACCAGATCTTCACAGAGATCTATGAGATCGACCTCACCGGCAACAag gttCCAGAGCTGACCCCCAGCGGCGCTCCGGTCCTGCCCAGCCTCGGTGTTCTCCGGCTGGGGTCGAACCGCCTGACGTCGCTCCCTGACGGATCCTTCTCCGCCTGTCCCGCTCTGACCGAGCTCCACCTGAGCAACAACGCCATCGCCGCTCTGAGCGACCAAACCTTCTCCGGACTCAGCAAGCTGGAG ATCCTGGacctgtcgtccaatcatatcagAGTGCTGCCTCGACTCATGCTCCACCCCCTTCCTGCCATAGAGACCCTCTATATCGAGCACAACAAG ATAACGGTGATGCCAGACGATTGGTTCAGCCAGAAGGAGGAGGTTCCCTACCTCTTGCTCTCGGCCAATCCCTGGGCCTGCTCCTGTTCCCTTGGTTACCTGCACAGTTACCTCGACAATTACGAATACAACATTTACATTCGAGACGGCCCGATCTACCAGGTGGACGCAGAGAGTGTG GTGTGTGACTCTCCCGGTTCGCTGAAGGGAAAACCCGTGGTGGAGTTAAAGGAGTCGGATCTGTGTTCGTCTGCAACAGAAGCTGGACCGGCCGGAGACGCTCTGATGTTTACCGACGCTCCTCCAACTAAGAAGTCATTGAAGAAGTCCATCTGTGCTGCCTTCTGTTAG
- the LOC139929934 gene encoding uncharacterized protein LOC139929934, whose protein sequence is MQPFLLLFLLSQVTVATAVAGCHSDRDKDHRPRKNCTAAGFSDVPAGLEPTTKVLLFPHNLFSSLSWSSYQNFTEIYEIDLTGNKVPELTPSGAPVLPSLGVLRLGSNRLTSLPDGSFSACPALTELHLSNNAIAALSDQTFSGLSKLEILDLSSNHIRVLPRLMLHPLPAIELLYIEYNKITVMPDNWFSQKEEVPYLFLSANPWACSCSLGYLHSYLDNYEHNVYVRDGPIYQPDAESVVCDSPGSLKGKPVVELKESDLCSSATEAGPAGDALMFTDAPPTTSTPSTTTAPTTTTTPTTPTPTTSTTPTTPSPITTIPTTSTPSTTTPTTPSPITTIPTTPSPTTSTPTTPSPITTIPTTSTPTTYEPGGGRRRGKSTGAGLFCFWLFAGCVLLCVASGASALATLARLIIW, encoded by the exons ATGCagcccttcctcctcctcttcctcctgtctcagGTCACCGTGGCGACAGCGGTGGCCGGTTGCCACAGCGACAGGGACAAGGACCACCGTCCTCGGAAGAACTGCACGGCGGCCGGGTTCAGCGACGTACCGGCGGGACTCGAACCCACGaccaag gtactGCTGTTTCCCCACAACCTGTTCTCCAGTCTGTCCTGGTCATCCTACCAGAACTTCACAGAGATCTATGAGATCGACCTCACCGGCAACAag gttCCAGAGCTGACCCCCAGCGGCGCTCCGGTCCTGCCCAGCCTCGGTGTTCTCCGGCTGGGGTCGAACCGCCTGACGTCGCTCCCTGACGGATCCTTCTCCGCCTGTCCCGCTCTGACCGAGCTCCACCTGAGCAACAACGCCATCGCCGCTCTGAGCGACCAAACCTTCTCCGGACTCAGCAAGCTGGAG ATCCTGGacctgtcgtccaatcatatcagAGTGCTTCCTCGACTCATGCTCCACCCCCTTCCTGCCATAGAGCTCCTCTATATCGAGTACAACAAG ATAACGGTGATGCCAGACAATTGGTTCAGCCAGAAGGAGGAGGTTCCCTACCTCTTCCTCTCGGCCAATCCCTGGGCCTGCTCCTGTTCCCTTGGTTACCTGCACAGTTACCTCGACAACTATGAACACAACGTTTACGTTCGAGACGGCCCGATCTACCAGCCGGACGCAGAGAGTGTG GTGTGTGACTCTCCCGGTTCGCTGAAGGGAAAACCCGTGGTGGAGTTAAAGGAGTCGGATCTGTGTTCGTCTGCAACAGAAGCTGGACCGGCCGGAGACGCTCTGATGTTTACCGACGCTCCTCCAACTACTTCTACTccaagtactactactgctccaactaccactactactccAACTACTCCTACTccaactacttctactactccAACTACTCCTTCTCCAATTACTACTATTCCAACTACTTCTACTCCAAGTACTACTACTCCAACTACTCCTTCTCCAATTACTACTATTCCAACTACTCCTTCTCCAACTACTTCTACTCCAACTACTCCTTCTCCAATTACTACTATTCCAACTACTTCTACTCCAA CGACCTACGAGCCCGGCGGCGGTCGGCGACGCGGTAAATCCACCGGGGCGGGGCTGTTCTGCTTCTGGCTGTTTGCCGGGTGCGTGCTGCTGTGCGTGGCGTCGGGAGCGTCCGCGCTGGCGACGCTGGCGAGGCTCATCATCTG gtag